A genome region from Littorina saxatilis isolate snail1 linkage group LG16, US_GU_Lsax_2.0, whole genome shotgun sequence includes the following:
- the LOC138950409 gene encoding uncharacterized protein — MHRQNFNMASHIPPRTSLPLLFSQHFSPTREKRGFVSPSLSLTASARKMWCVFVLWMLVSSDGSGGMVKMSSASASDDGGGESGSSAASPQCVLKGQVYTERLWYGYLIDKAFHRDYAKIQYSIHYPVKECCVNLLIYYDDQIKQLTQDMTCEERERILPNNNNQVIPLHTLNRTVGCRIWNGTDEPYYVCVGERIFRSSGPRTWYFALSRCGAKTPLTVNYAFNVSGYYGDCEEDPLVHTYIPPSPKEDSNVYVSLALGIVAGVAISAAIVFFALWFVARRRAANSKGSSVTSSQATMTQDDIFYVNPSLSEREQQEYGTSQASSENYYEVIPERRSYESINPHMLGASGGQGMGAAAHHALMHGHPHPHAHAHHLHPAHAHAHAHGHATHPRHQMHMHQAHGPGPNTNTQVKDSAFHRPHPHPAMAGYPMFEDYPPPPYQPPRLLGGPKHHTLHHPTPHHHDNLSLNPRLRTPLLNPTHAPSLSFPAVMPPAPAPGSLNNNTASGNNNNGNNSNNNITSTSAVSMNTTTNTVSLGETSA; from the coding sequence ATGCACAGACAGAATTTCAACATGGCGAGCCACATTCCACCTCGGACCTCGTTACCTCTTCTTTTCTCGCAACACTTCTCTCCGACGAGGGAAAAACGTGGTTTTGTTTCCCCGTCGCTGTCACTGACAGCATCGGCGAGGAAGAtgtggtgtgtttttgtgcTGTGGATGCTGGTTTCCTCCGACGGTAGCGGTGGAATGGTGAAAATGTCGTCTGCCTCGGCCTCCGACGATGGCGGCGGCGAATCTGGTTCTAGCGCGGCCTCCCCGCAGTGTGTTTTGAAAGGACAGGTCTACACGGAACGGTTGTGGTACGGCTATCTCATTGACAAAGCCTTCCACCGGGACTACGCCAAGATTCAGTACAGCATCCACTACCCCGTCAAAGAGTGCTGCGTCAACCTGCTCATCTATTATGATGATCAGATCAAGCAGCTGACGCAGGACATGACGTGCGAGGAGCGCGAGAGAATActccccaacaacaacaaccaggtCATCCCCCTGCACACTCTCAACAGAACTGTGGGGTGTAGAATCTGGAACGGCACGGACGAGCCTTACtacgtgtgtgtgggggagaggatCTTCCGCTCCAGTGGGCCCAGGACGTGGTACTTCGCGCTCAGCCGGTGCGGCGCCAAGACCCCGCTCACCGTCAACTACGCCTTCAACGTGTCGGGTTACTATGGCGACTGCGAGGAAGACCCTCTGGTGCACACCTACATCCCGCCCTCCCCCAAGGAGGACAGCAACGTGTACGTGTCCCTGGCGCTGGGGATCGTGGCCGGGGTGGCCATCAGCGCCGCCATCGTCTTCTTCGCCCTCTGGTTCGTCGCCCGGCGCCGCGCGGCCAACAGCAAAGGCAGCAGCGTGACGTCATCGCAGGCGACGATGACGCAGGACGACATCTTCTACGTCAACCCGTCGCTGAGCGAGCGCGAGCAGCAGGAGTACGGCACGAGCCAGGCCAGCTCGGAGAACTACTACGAGGTCATCCCGGAGAGACGTAGCTACGAGAGCATCAACCCGCACATGCTGGGCGCCTCGGGGGGACAGGGGATGGGGGCTGCGGCTCACCACGCGCTCATGCAcggccacccccacccccacgccCATGCCCACCACCTGCACCCGGCGCACGCGCATGCTCACGCGCACGGCCACGCCACCCACCCGCGTCATCAGATGCACATGCACCAGGCCCACGGCCCTGGCCCCAACACCAACACCCAGGTCAAGGACTCCGCGTTCCACCGACCTCACCCCCACCCGGCCATGGCCGGGTATCCCATGTTTGAAGACTACCCCCCGCCCCCCTACCAGCCCCCCAGGCTCCTCGGGGGTCCCAAGCACCACACCCTTCACCACCCGACTCCCCACCACCACGACAATCTCTCCCTCAACCCCCGTCTCCGCACCCCCCTCCTCAATCCCACTcacgccccctccctctccttTCCCGCTGTGATGCCTCCCGCCCCCGCCCCCGGCtctctcaacaacaacaccgccagcggcaacaacaacaacggcaacaacagcaacaacaacattaccTCCACTTCTGCGGTCAGCatgaacaccaccaccaacaccgtCTCGCTAGGGGAGACAAGCGCCTGA